Part of the Polyangium spumosum genome is shown below.
TCGATCTCGCCCCGAGCCTCTGGGGGCCCATCCTCGTGATGGAGAAGATCGCCGGACAAACCCTCCACACGCACATCCGGAAGAAGAAAGCGCAAGGCGGCTACACCGCCGACGAGTTCCGGAAGATCGCGGCGGAGGTGTGCAGCGGCCTCGCGGCGATCCACGCGCAGGGGCTCGTGCACGGTGATCTCAAGCCGGGCAACGTGATGGTGAGCGAAGGCCGCACCGTCATCCTCGACTTCGGCTTCGCGCAGGAGCGCGCGCGCGCCTCGGCGCGCAGGCCCGGGGCGCCACCGGACGGCGGCACGCCGAACTACATGTCGCCCGAGCGCCTGCGCAACGGCGGCGCCAGCGTGGACGACGACGTCTACGCCATGGTGCTCACGCTCTGGGAGATGTGGACCTGCCGCGTCCCCGAGCCGGGCTACAAGCCGCGCGCGCGGCCCATGCGCCAGCAGATCATGTTCGACGTGCCCGCGGGCCTCGCGACCGACGAGGTCAAGCAGATCTTCCGCGGCATGAACGAAGACCCGACGATGCGCCCGCAGGCGCGTCACCTCCGGTTCTTCAACCCGACGCAGCTCACGACGAGCCCGATCCAGCTCCCGCGCGAGCGCCTCGAGCCAGGGCCTCCGCCGGGCCGCGCCCAGACCGCCGCGTTCACGCCCGGCGCTCAGTCCTTGCTCATCACGTACGCGACGAACGCGCCGGAGATCGTCGGACAGATCCTGCCCCTCGACAAACCGATCATGACGCTCGGGCGTCGCGCCGATCAGGACCTCGTGATCCCCGAGGCCACGGTGAGCGGCCAGCACGCGCTGCTCCGTTGCCAGTCGGGATCGTGGACGATCGAGGACCTCGGCAGCACGAACGGCAGCTACGCGGAGTTCGGCTTCGAGCGCAAGAGCCAGATCACCTTCATGCACAACGGCGAGGTGCAGGTCGGCGAGTGCCGCTTGAAGCTCGTCAGCTTCGGCCCCGAGTCGCCCTCGCACAAGCGCGCGCGCCAGTACCTCGCGAAGCGTGACGGCTTGACGGGTCTGCTCGTGCGCGAGCACCTCATGAAGGCCATCGACGAGGACGGGCTCTTCGCCGAGTGGGCCGAGGTGAACGTGCAGGTCGCGCGTTACGAGCTCCGCGGCCCGAACCGGCAGGTGAGCGAGCGGCCGACGATCCTCGAGATGCTCGCCCTGCGCAAGGCGGCCCAGCGCGTCGTCGACCTGACGGAGATGCTCATGTTGAGCCTCACGCCCGTCGTCGCCGGTCGCACCGGACCGCTCAAGTTCGTCGTGTCGATGGTGGGCCACTCGCTCGAAGAGGCCCGCCACGTCGTCGAGCAAGTCCTCTCGCAGGTGCAAGGCACGCTGCCGGACTCGCTCGAGCTCACCGCCACCATCGTCAAGGGCGAGCCGGGTCGACCGGCCCGGACCCTCCTCGACTAACCCGGTGTTGTCCCGGTGATCGAGAGTTTCGGCCGACGATGATCAGGCCCCCGCTGTCGTCGAGCCCGCCGTCGCAGCCGTCCCCTTACCGCTACCTCGGTCGCGGCGGGGGCGAGCGACCCGTGCGCATGCAGATCATCTTTGCGCTCGTCGCCGGGATGATCCTCGTCGCCGTTCCGCTCTACCTCTGGCGCGGGCCGCGGCCCGACTCGATCCCCTCGGCCGACGCGGCCGTCGCGGACGCGGGCCCTTCGGACGCGAACGCCCCTGTGTTCGTGGTCGACGCGGGGCCGCCGCCGGTCACGCTCTCTCCGTTCACCACGATCCGTTGTATGAACCCGGGGCCGGGGAAGACCCCACCGGAGCGGTGTGATCACGTTACCTTCTTCGAGGACGGCCTCGCCCGTGCCATCCGCGAGAACACAGCGTGCGCGCCCACCGGAAAGAAGCAGACCACCGTGAGCTTCGTGCTGGAGATGGACTTCCGCTCGAAGAAGACGAACCTCTTCGTCGGCAGGTCGTCGAGCATCAAGCGCGACAAGGCGAAGGAGCTCCTCCGCTGCGTCAAGCGCGCCATGCCGAAGCCCGACTGGCCCACGATCCCGCACCAGTACGTGCGGTACAAGATCAACGTCGTCGCGACGTATCCGCCGGCCGACGACAAGCTCTCGCTCTAGCGCTCTCGGCGCTCCTCGTTTCGTCCTTCTCCGCGCCCCTCGCGAAGGCGGCCGAGGCGGACGACGAAGCGCTGCCGCCGCCCTCGTATTCGCCGTACGAGCTCGAGACGATCAAGGCGGTCGTCGCGGCGCAAGGCAAGGCGCTCGACGCGTCTCCCGAGGGCAAGATCATCGAGGCGGTCGACATCGTCAC
Proteins encoded:
- a CDS encoding protein kinase domain-containing protein; translation: MTNRTPPPPITPGTVINDRYEIRQSLGKGGMGEVFLAFDRSTQQEVALKVVREESRMPGDDEALRQELLLARSVAHPNVCKVFDLAPSLWGPILVMEKIAGQTLHTHIRKKKAQGGYTADEFRKIAAEVCSGLAAIHAQGLVHGDLKPGNVMVSEGRTVILDFGFAQERARASARRPGAPPDGGTPNYMSPERLRNGGASVDDDVYAMVLTLWEMWTCRVPEPGYKPRARPMRQQIMFDVPAGLATDEVKQIFRGMNEDPTMRPQARHLRFFNPTQLTTSPIQLPRERLEPGPPPGRAQTAAFTPGAQSLLITYATNAPEIVGQILPLDKPIMTLGRRADQDLVIPEATVSGQHALLRCQSGSWTIEDLGSTNGSYAEFGFERKSQITFMHNGEVQVGECRLKLVSFGPESPSHKRARQYLAKRDGLTGLLVREHLMKAIDEDGLFAEWAEVNVQVARYELRGPNRQVSERPTILEMLALRKAAQRVVDLTEMLMLSLTPVVAGRTGPLKFVVSMVGHSLEEARHVVEQVLSQVQGTLPDSLELTATIVKGEPGRPARTLLD